The following are from one region of the Sorghum bicolor cultivar BTx623 chromosome 2, Sorghum_bicolor_NCBIv3, whole genome shotgun sequence genome:
- the LOC8060689 gene encoding glycerophosphodiester phosphodiesterase GDPDL1 isoform X3 encodes MRRSRRQRNGRGGGSGQRGVRVAFAFAVLLGCVMPLVGGAAAQGPRLPSDYKTLSGAAPLVVAKGGFSGVFPDSSQGAYSFAMIASAPDTAMWCDVQLTKDGVGVCLRDINMKNCTTVDQAYPARTRTYVIDGVQKSGWFVSDFTIAELQSVSLTQAIWSRTERFDGIYPIVSVTDFRSLVMPSPVWLNVQHDIFYKQHGLDMRNYIFSIKKRVSMDYISSPELGFLKNISGRVGRKTKLVFRFLDKALLDHSINQTYGSLSSNLTFIKSIASGIIVPKSYIWPVTKDNYLLPSTSIVTEAHNAGLEIYASDFANDRIIPYNYSYDPLAEYLNFVNDGGFSVDGVLSEHPITASEAIGCFTKLNSNKTDHAGEPLVISHNGASGDYPDCTDLAYHSAIDNGADIIDCPVQVTSDGVLMCMSSGNLLDTTNVQTTTYSSLVSVVPKIQPQPGIFTFNLTWADMNSNALKPKISSPASGYSLVRNPRYTNQGKFLKLSDFLAIAMDKDLSGVMIIIENAAFLINSLGIDIVDSVTTALSAAGFNNHPTKEVLIQSKDSAVLVKLKQKKTKSKLVYTLPSGIGDASNSSLKDIKKFAEAVVVDSKSVFTLSSDFIIRQNSLVQDLQSAGLALYAEVFRNEFVAQPLDFFGDETVEINYYVQSFNLSGIITDFPKTVRRYKSKKHLYSSGK; translated from the exons ATGAGGAGGAGCAGACGCCAACGCAATGGACGAGGAGGAGGGAGTGGCCAGCGCGGTGTAAGGGTGGCCTTTGCCTTCGCCGTGCTGCTGGGCTGTGTCATGCCCCTcgtcggcggcgccgccgcgcaGGGCCCCCGGCTCCCCTCCGACTACAAAACCCTCAGCG GCGCCGCTCCACTTGTGGTCGCCAAAGGTGGATTTTCGGGAGTGTTTCCAGATTCCAGCCAAGGTGCCTATTCTTTTGCGATGATCGCCAGCGCACCGGACACAGCCATGTGGTGTGACGTTCAACTAACAAAGGATGGTGTTGGAGTTTGCCTTCGGGatataaatatgaaaaattgCACCACTGTCGACCAAGCGTACCCTGCGAGAACGCGGACCTATGTCATCGATGGTGTGCAGAAATCTGGATGGTTTGTTTCAGACTTCACCATTGCTGAGCTTCAGTCTGTTTCTC TAACACAAGCAATTTGGTCTCGCACTGAGAGATTCGATGGTATCTATCCTATCGTCAGTGTTACTGACTTTCGGTCCCTTGTCATGCCATCTCCTGTTTGGTTGAATGTCCAG CATGACATCTTCTACAAACAACATGGTTTGGACATGAGGAACTACATATTTTCAATCAAAAAGCGTGTATCCATGGATTATATCTCATCACCTGAACTGGGCTTCCTCAAAAATATATCTGGAAGAGTTGGTCGCAAAACAAAGCTTGTGTTTAGATTTCTTGATAAAGCCCTCTTAGATCATTCTATAAACCAAACATATGGTTCACTGTCGAGTAACCTAACGTTTATTAAGTCTATTGCATCTGGCATAATAGTCCCTAAGAGTTACATTTGGCCGGTGACAAAGGATAACTATCTACTGCCATCCACATCAATTGTCACAGAAGCCCACAATGCAGGGCTGGAAATATATGCCTCTGATTTTGCCAATGATAGAATTATTCCCTATAACTACAGCTATGATCCGTTGGCAGAATACCTCAACTTTGTCAATGATGGTGGCTTCTCTGTTGATGGTGTATTGTCAGAGCACCCAATTACTGCATCAGAGGCAATTG GTTGTTTTACTAAACTGAATTCAAATAAGACTGATCATG CAGGAGAACCCTTAGTTATCTCACATAATGGTGCTAGTGGAGACTACCCGGACTGTACAGACCTGGCCTACCATAGTGCAATTGATAATGGTGCAGATATCATTGATTGTCCTGTTCAAGTGACAAGTGATGGAGTTCTTATGTGCATGAGTTCCGGTAACCTGCTTGACACCACGAATGTTCAGACAACAACTTACAGCTCTCTGGTTTCTGTTGTTCCAAAAATTCAGCCTCAACCAGGAATCTTCACATTCAACCTCACTTGGGCCGACATGAACAGCAATGCTTTAAAAc CCAAAATATCTTCTCCAGCAAGTGGTTATTCTCTTGTAAGGAACCCAAGGTACACAAATCAAGGGAAGTTTTTGAAGTTATCTGACTTTCTAGCAATCGCAATGGATAAGGACTTGTCGGGTGTCATGATCATCATTGAG AATGCTGCATTTTTAATAAATTCATTGGGAATCGACATTGTTGATTCTGTAACCACTGCCTTAAGTGCTGCTGGCTTCAATAATCATCCTACCAAGGAAGTTCTGATCCAGTCAAAAGATAGTGCTGTTCttgtcaaattgaagcaaaagaaaacaaaatccAAGCTTGTTTACACTCTACCCTCAGGCATCGGGGATGCTTCTAATTCCTCACTGAAAGACATTAAGAAGTTTGCTGAAGCTGTGGTTGTGGACAGCAAATCTGTTTTTACTCTAAGTTCTGACTTTATCATAAGACAGAACAGTCTTGTGCAAGATCTGCAGTCAGCAGGGCTAGCTTTGTATGCAGAGGTGTTCCGGAATGAGTTTGTAGCACAACCGTTGGATTTCTTCGGAGATGAAACTGTAGAAATCAATTACTATGTTCAATCATTTAATTTATCAGGCATCATAACTGATTTCCCGAAGACAGTCAGAAGATACAAAAGTAA AAAACACTTGTACAGTTCTGGGAAATGA
- the LOC8060689 gene encoding glycerophosphodiester phosphodiesterase GDPDL3 isoform X2 produces the protein MRRSRRQRNGRGGGSGQRGVRVAFAFAVLLGCVMPLVGGAAAQGPRLPSDYKTLSGAAPLVVAKGGFSGVFPDSSQGAYSFAMIASAPDTAMWCDVQLTKDGVGVCLRDINMKNCTTVDQAYPARTRTYVIDGVQKSGWFVSDFTIAELQSVSLTQAIWSRTERFDGIYPIVSVTDFRSLVMPSPVWLNVQHDIFYKQHGLDMRNYIFSIKKRVSMDYISSPELGFLKNISGRVGRKTKLVFRFLDKALLDHSINQTYGSLSSNLTFIKSIASGIIVPKSYIWPVTKDNYLLPSTSIVTEAHNAGLEIYASDFANDRIIPYNYSYDPLAEYLNFVNDGGFSVDGVLSEHPITASEAIGCFTKLNSNKTDHGEPLVISHNGASGDYPDCTDLAYHSAIDNGADIIDCPVQVTSDGVLMCMSSGNLLDTTNVQTTTYSSLVSVVPKIQPQPGIFTFNLTWADMNSNALKPKISSPASGYSLVRNPRYTNQGKFLKLSDFLAIAMDKDLSGVMIIIENAAFLINSLGIDIVDSVTTALSAAGFNNHPTKEVLIQSKDSAVLVKLKQKKTKSKLVYTLPSGIGDASNSSLKDIKKFAEAVVVDSKSVFTLSSDFIIRQNSLVQDLQSAGLALYAEVFRNEFVAQPLDFFGDETVEINYYVQSFNLSGIITDFPKTVRRYKKNTCTVLGNDMPNYMQPPQAGSLAQFLQTFKTQPPSLPPMPTLSSSSVEEPPLPTVASRSVSDGSSSGGTRTPGTPSDAHTATMSAGMLLVMVFTALLI, from the exons ATGAGGAGGAGCAGACGCCAACGCAATGGACGAGGAGGAGGGAGTGGCCAGCGCGGTGTAAGGGTGGCCTTTGCCTTCGCCGTGCTGCTGGGCTGTGTCATGCCCCTcgtcggcggcgccgccgcgcaGGGCCCCCGGCTCCCCTCCGACTACAAAACCCTCAGCG GCGCCGCTCCACTTGTGGTCGCCAAAGGTGGATTTTCGGGAGTGTTTCCAGATTCCAGCCAAGGTGCCTATTCTTTTGCGATGATCGCCAGCGCACCGGACACAGCCATGTGGTGTGACGTTCAACTAACAAAGGATGGTGTTGGAGTTTGCCTTCGGGatataaatatgaaaaattgCACCACTGTCGACCAAGCGTACCCTGCGAGAACGCGGACCTATGTCATCGATGGTGTGCAGAAATCTGGATGGTTTGTTTCAGACTTCACCATTGCTGAGCTTCAGTCTGTTTCTC TAACACAAGCAATTTGGTCTCGCACTGAGAGATTCGATGGTATCTATCCTATCGTCAGTGTTACTGACTTTCGGTCCCTTGTCATGCCATCTCCTGTTTGGTTGAATGTCCAG CATGACATCTTCTACAAACAACATGGTTTGGACATGAGGAACTACATATTTTCAATCAAAAAGCGTGTATCCATGGATTATATCTCATCACCTGAACTGGGCTTCCTCAAAAATATATCTGGAAGAGTTGGTCGCAAAACAAAGCTTGTGTTTAGATTTCTTGATAAAGCCCTCTTAGATCATTCTATAAACCAAACATATGGTTCACTGTCGAGTAACCTAACGTTTATTAAGTCTATTGCATCTGGCATAATAGTCCCTAAGAGTTACATTTGGCCGGTGACAAAGGATAACTATCTACTGCCATCCACATCAATTGTCACAGAAGCCCACAATGCAGGGCTGGAAATATATGCCTCTGATTTTGCCAATGATAGAATTATTCCCTATAACTACAGCTATGATCCGTTGGCAGAATACCTCAACTTTGTCAATGATGGTGGCTTCTCTGTTGATGGTGTATTGTCAGAGCACCCAATTACTGCATCAGAGGCAATTG GTTGTTTTACTAAACTGAATTCAAATAAGACTGATCATG GAGAACCCTTAGTTATCTCACATAATGGTGCTAGTGGAGACTACCCGGACTGTACAGACCTGGCCTACCATAGTGCAATTGATAATGGTGCAGATATCATTGATTGTCCTGTTCAAGTGACAAGTGATGGAGTTCTTATGTGCATGAGTTCCGGTAACCTGCTTGACACCACGAATGTTCAGACAACAACTTACAGCTCTCTGGTTTCTGTTGTTCCAAAAATTCAGCCTCAACCAGGAATCTTCACATTCAACCTCACTTGGGCCGACATGAACAGCAATGCTTTAAAAc CCAAAATATCTTCTCCAGCAAGTGGTTATTCTCTTGTAAGGAACCCAAGGTACACAAATCAAGGGAAGTTTTTGAAGTTATCTGACTTTCTAGCAATCGCAATGGATAAGGACTTGTCGGGTGTCATGATCATCATTGAG AATGCTGCATTTTTAATAAATTCATTGGGAATCGACATTGTTGATTCTGTAACCACTGCCTTAAGTGCTGCTGGCTTCAATAATCATCCTACCAAGGAAGTTCTGATCCAGTCAAAAGATAGTGCTGTTCttgtcaaattgaagcaaaagaaaacaaaatccAAGCTTGTTTACACTCTACCCTCAGGCATCGGGGATGCTTCTAATTCCTCACTGAAAGACATTAAGAAGTTTGCTGAAGCTGTGGTTGTGGACAGCAAATCTGTTTTTACTCTAAGTTCTGACTTTATCATAAGACAGAACAGTCTTGTGCAAGATCTGCAGTCAGCAGGGCTAGCTTTGTATGCAGAGGTGTTCCGGAATGAGTTTGTAGCACAACCGTTGGATTTCTTCGGAGATGAAACTGTAGAAATCAATTACTATGTTCAATCATTTAATTTATCAGGCATCATAACTGATTTCCCGAAGACAGTCAGAAGATACAAAA AAAACACTTGTACAGTTCTGGGAAATGATATGCCCAACTACATGCAGCCTCCTCAGGCTGGCTCCCTTGCACAGTTTCTCCA
- the LOC8060689 gene encoding glycerophosphodiester phosphodiesterase GDPDL3 isoform X1 — MRRSRRQRNGRGGGSGQRGVRVAFAFAVLLGCVMPLVGGAAAQGPRLPSDYKTLSGAAPLVVAKGGFSGVFPDSSQGAYSFAMIASAPDTAMWCDVQLTKDGVGVCLRDINMKNCTTVDQAYPARTRTYVIDGVQKSGWFVSDFTIAELQSVSLTQAIWSRTERFDGIYPIVSVTDFRSLVMPSPVWLNVQHDIFYKQHGLDMRNYIFSIKKRVSMDYISSPELGFLKNISGRVGRKTKLVFRFLDKALLDHSINQTYGSLSSNLTFIKSIASGIIVPKSYIWPVTKDNYLLPSTSIVTEAHNAGLEIYASDFANDRIIPYNYSYDPLAEYLNFVNDGGFSVDGVLSEHPITASEAIGCFTKLNSNKTDHAGEPLVISHNGASGDYPDCTDLAYHSAIDNGADIIDCPVQVTSDGVLMCMSSGNLLDTTNVQTTTYSSLVSVVPKIQPQPGIFTFNLTWADMNSNALKPKISSPASGYSLVRNPRYTNQGKFLKLSDFLAIAMDKDLSGVMIIIENAAFLINSLGIDIVDSVTTALSAAGFNNHPTKEVLIQSKDSAVLVKLKQKKTKSKLVYTLPSGIGDASNSSLKDIKKFAEAVVVDSKSVFTLSSDFIIRQNSLVQDLQSAGLALYAEVFRNEFVAQPLDFFGDETVEINYYVQSFNLSGIITDFPKTVRRYKKNTCTVLGNDMPNYMQPPQAGSLAQFLQTFKTQPPSLPPMPTLSSSSVEEPPLPTVASRSVSDGSSSGGTRTPGTPSDAHTATMSAGMLLVMVFTALLI, encoded by the exons ATGAGGAGGAGCAGACGCCAACGCAATGGACGAGGAGGAGGGAGTGGCCAGCGCGGTGTAAGGGTGGCCTTTGCCTTCGCCGTGCTGCTGGGCTGTGTCATGCCCCTcgtcggcggcgccgccgcgcaGGGCCCCCGGCTCCCCTCCGACTACAAAACCCTCAGCG GCGCCGCTCCACTTGTGGTCGCCAAAGGTGGATTTTCGGGAGTGTTTCCAGATTCCAGCCAAGGTGCCTATTCTTTTGCGATGATCGCCAGCGCACCGGACACAGCCATGTGGTGTGACGTTCAACTAACAAAGGATGGTGTTGGAGTTTGCCTTCGGGatataaatatgaaaaattgCACCACTGTCGACCAAGCGTACCCTGCGAGAACGCGGACCTATGTCATCGATGGTGTGCAGAAATCTGGATGGTTTGTTTCAGACTTCACCATTGCTGAGCTTCAGTCTGTTTCTC TAACACAAGCAATTTGGTCTCGCACTGAGAGATTCGATGGTATCTATCCTATCGTCAGTGTTACTGACTTTCGGTCCCTTGTCATGCCATCTCCTGTTTGGTTGAATGTCCAG CATGACATCTTCTACAAACAACATGGTTTGGACATGAGGAACTACATATTTTCAATCAAAAAGCGTGTATCCATGGATTATATCTCATCACCTGAACTGGGCTTCCTCAAAAATATATCTGGAAGAGTTGGTCGCAAAACAAAGCTTGTGTTTAGATTTCTTGATAAAGCCCTCTTAGATCATTCTATAAACCAAACATATGGTTCACTGTCGAGTAACCTAACGTTTATTAAGTCTATTGCATCTGGCATAATAGTCCCTAAGAGTTACATTTGGCCGGTGACAAAGGATAACTATCTACTGCCATCCACATCAATTGTCACAGAAGCCCACAATGCAGGGCTGGAAATATATGCCTCTGATTTTGCCAATGATAGAATTATTCCCTATAACTACAGCTATGATCCGTTGGCAGAATACCTCAACTTTGTCAATGATGGTGGCTTCTCTGTTGATGGTGTATTGTCAGAGCACCCAATTACTGCATCAGAGGCAATTG GTTGTTTTACTAAACTGAATTCAAATAAGACTGATCATG CAGGAGAACCCTTAGTTATCTCACATAATGGTGCTAGTGGAGACTACCCGGACTGTACAGACCTGGCCTACCATAGTGCAATTGATAATGGTGCAGATATCATTGATTGTCCTGTTCAAGTGACAAGTGATGGAGTTCTTATGTGCATGAGTTCCGGTAACCTGCTTGACACCACGAATGTTCAGACAACAACTTACAGCTCTCTGGTTTCTGTTGTTCCAAAAATTCAGCCTCAACCAGGAATCTTCACATTCAACCTCACTTGGGCCGACATGAACAGCAATGCTTTAAAAc CCAAAATATCTTCTCCAGCAAGTGGTTATTCTCTTGTAAGGAACCCAAGGTACACAAATCAAGGGAAGTTTTTGAAGTTATCTGACTTTCTAGCAATCGCAATGGATAAGGACTTGTCGGGTGTCATGATCATCATTGAG AATGCTGCATTTTTAATAAATTCATTGGGAATCGACATTGTTGATTCTGTAACCACTGCCTTAAGTGCTGCTGGCTTCAATAATCATCCTACCAAGGAAGTTCTGATCCAGTCAAAAGATAGTGCTGTTCttgtcaaattgaagcaaaagaaaacaaaatccAAGCTTGTTTACACTCTACCCTCAGGCATCGGGGATGCTTCTAATTCCTCACTGAAAGACATTAAGAAGTTTGCTGAAGCTGTGGTTGTGGACAGCAAATCTGTTTTTACTCTAAGTTCTGACTTTATCATAAGACAGAACAGTCTTGTGCAAGATCTGCAGTCAGCAGGGCTAGCTTTGTATGCAGAGGTGTTCCGGAATGAGTTTGTAGCACAACCGTTGGATTTCTTCGGAGATGAAACTGTAGAAATCAATTACTATGTTCAATCATTTAATTTATCAGGCATCATAACTGATTTCCCGAAGACAGTCAGAAGATACAAAA AAAACACTTGTACAGTTCTGGGAAATGATATGCCCAACTACATGCAGCCTCCTCAGGCTGGCTCCCTTGCACAGTTTCTCCA